The following nucleotide sequence is from Vidua chalybeata isolate OUT-0048 chromosome 18, bVidCha1 merged haplotype, whole genome shotgun sequence.
CCAGCACCGCGGCCCTGTCCACATCTCAAATTAATCCTCGccttgctttaaaaacaaatcaaggTGGGCGCGAAACGGCCCCGCAGCGGCGTCCCGGGGCTCCTGCCCCCGGTACACTTCTCCCGTCCCCACACCGGCTGCACAACCCTCCCCGCAAACGGAGGCGGGGCCGAGGCCGTGCCCTGCACGGGGGAGCCCCTGCAGCGCTGTGGGGGCGgaggcgccgccgccgccgcggggaACCGGCCCCCTCCCGCCGCTCACCTGAggccgcggccgctcccgccgccaGGCCGCGATCCGCCGCTCCGCCCCACAGCCCTCCCGCATCCCACCAGCCACCGCGGCGGAGCGCCCGCCTACCCCGCGCCACTCTATGGTCCGCGCCCGGCCGGAGACAGCAGCGAGAGGCGGCTCCGGGAGCAGCGAGAGGAGGGATAGAGCgtcccccgcccgccccggcgggCGCGGCCATGGCGGCCCGCGGGCCAGGGCCACGGCCATCGCCGAACCGTCTTCcgaagtgccacatctacacggaatggtttggcttCTGTTTTCTACCCAAAAATCGTTGAGTTTTGGGATTGCTCCACTTACAGCGGGTTTAGCGATTCTCCTCAATGGTAAACGTGGCTGGTGTGATAACCGCGGGTACTGTTTGACTGTAATGGAGTATGTAGCACCAGCCTGGTTGGCTTGCAGATGCTCATTCACACATGAAGCAAATTCCTCTCCCGAACACTGTACAAAAACTCCCCGGTACTTGTTTTACTCACACTGTTCTCTCCCGTCACAGCTTTCCCTCTGGGTCTGTGAGAGCCTTGGTCGCTGTCACCGCTGAAGGGCCAGACGGGATTCTCCTGCGAGTTCTCTGCGGTGTCAGGGACTCCAGCAGGCAGACCTGGAGTGTAAATGATACCTACGGTTAGATTACAGACACAGATCACTTCCTCATGGGGAAACCGTGTTACATAGCCCAAACTCTAAATTCAACACTGTCAAAACTGAAACACATATTAGCAGAAGTACCAGAAAGGCTTTTCCCAACCTTCCAGCTGCAAGAACTGTGTTCAGGAAAGTTGCTGGACATCTATCCACACATTTCGAGAGGGCAGGTTGTGTGTGTGACCTAGCAGCAAATCTTTTGACTAAAAATCCTGAATACcaagaaacacatttctgttATGTCTGTATTCCCATCAATTAAGCAAACAGGGTTGCAGCTCACAACAGGAAAATGTGGAAGTGAAACAAATGCTGCTGAAGGCGGACTGGCATTATTTGCAATTCACATTGTGCTCATATTTTCAACTGAGCATTGATGGGATCTGAGTAAGAACAAGATAAAAGCCAGTGAAAGTGCAAGCAAGTTCCATTTCCTAGGACAAAATGTAATATTATAACTCAAAGTTCTGATTCACACTTCCTTCCTGGAGGAGTTAAAAGACAGCATTTCAATCTTTCTTAGAaattaaggttttattttcaattattccatggatttccataTAGGTGTTTCGTACTATCACCAGAGGAACATCTGTGGCAGTTTTTCTTTCACTAAATTAGAACACTGTGATGCGCACAAGATTTTGCACACATGCACTGTCTACAAACAACTGCTTAGTATTTGAAGAAATGGTAAGAAATTGGCACAGACAATGCCAAACTACAGGCTGCCATCAACACAGAGACGGGTGGAAGTTAGTGCTTTCCCATGACTGTCAATCCTTTCCTTTGGCAGGATTTAGTGCAAGGGGTGAAAGAGTCTCCAGAAATTTCAAATCCTTTGCTATTGAGGCAATAATTTTCCCAAGTCATGGCTGAATCAGATCGCTGACTAATTGTCACACAAAGTGTTCAGGGAAGCCACAACCCTCCAAAGAAGTCCCATTGGGCCAGAAAGTGATGTAAGGAAGGGCACTCGGGGTAAGTCAGTCCCAGCCAGTGCCCTGCCTCTGCAGGGCCCAGGAGCAGATGCTTAGGAAGAGATAAAAGTAGCACCGTGCCTGTGTATCCTCCCAGATTCCGGCAATCTGGAGCTCAGCAGCTTCCTCAGCCAGAAGTTTTATCTTGATAGTTCTCTCTTCcatgaatttttcttcttgctttttgaACCCATCCCAACTTCTGTCATTAAAGAGCGTCCTGTGACAATGAGTGTTACAGTGCATTATTCACTTgatgaaaatgtacttttgtTACCTTTGAAACCTGTTATGAGACTCGTTATGAAACTGCAGTTCACAGGAATGCCAGGCAACAGAACTGGAATTGTTTGGGGTGTGTGACTGAGAAATGCTGCACTGCAGACACCTACAGCAAATGCAGCCCCCCAAACACATGCTGcatgttttttatttctacacCAATATTAGCAGAGGTGCAAAGAGAAGAAGTGCTTCTACTGAAGAACACTGGTTAAATAGTCTAGAAATGTTCATGCTGTGAACAGCAGTCTGACTGACTCACTCATTCccagaattattatttttggaagaattttgtttcatttttcccttggaaatcCCAATGCTTTTTCTTAAAGTTCCTGACACATCAGGGTTTACATTATCAAAAGCACAAAAGTGCTTCCTTGAATTCAAATCTTAACTCTGTGTAGAGTCACATCTTAGTAAGTCAGAAATACCTCATACATTCAGTAAAAGACATTATGTGTCTTTTGTTCCAGTTCTCTTGCAGAGAAAATGGTGATACTGattataataaaacaaatacaGCCATAAACTGAAACCTAAATTGAGTTTTAATAGATAAACCAACTGCATTCCTTGGCATTACTTTTCTTAAGATATGCTgcttaaaactgtttttatttttcagttgtgaGATCCCTTTTAACtcaattttctttcagtgcagTCTTTTCCTCACATAGATGAATGGCTGGGTTTGAGCCTAAAATTCTGTGTGATTGCTGTAATTAATGGCTGCACTATGAAAGCAATTCACAGAGATACTGACTCGCTGCTGTCAGACACTGAGCACCTTGAGCATTTAGGAACATCATCACTCCCAAATATCTCTGGAGATAAAATTGCCCAAGGGCTGATTAAACATCTTAATCATATACATAAATCCTTTTCATTTCCATAAGATTTCAGTGTTTGATTCAAAGTATTTGTGTATGCTTTGCCAAGTTACAGTACATGGCTCCAGATCCAAACCTTTTAGGAATAAATCTGCTGCACACTGTGGGTGACATCCTCTTTTAAAGGATtaccagagaaaaaaatactttgaatgtAGCTAGTGGAAATGTCAGATGAAGTAATTTAGATATTCACTGGGTTAATTTGTAGGATTTGGGTgtgctgaaacacagaaatttaaagGTGAAGTTCCCATTGATTTGATCAATGTAGTATTTGTGTAGGGCTTTATCTATGGAATCACCAACAGGGAGAACCATTCTAACATCTcaaatttcctcatttttgtaGACATGCTGCATCAGGAATCAGAGATGTCAGGCCAGTGAAAGCTGGTGTCACTGATGAGacctgcagctcagagctggagcCTGGGCAGGGTACAAACAGGAAGCCACTATCTGTGCATGCACCAAGATTTACAGACACAAGCTGCTTTACAAGAAAATCTGcaacagataaatattttcccttgCTGCAAAAAAATGCCCAAGCCTCATTTTCAGTGACACACTACAGGAAATGAAGATTATATTTGATTTATAGTAGTCTCAGAGGAACAGAAGTGTTTCTTTTGCATTTACAAGCACATACAAGTGTTTCTTTTGCATTTACAAGCACATACAAGACCTCCTTTTCAAGATGCTACTTACGGTAATGaagaagcaataaaaacagCCTACAAATATTCTCCAGTATAAGAGACATTTTGCATCTTTCTACCAATAACAGTCATCATTTCCTCTTACTGGAAACAAAGTTCCCTTTTAAGAAGGAAGCCAGGATTGACCAAACAGATGTGTGTTATTCCCAAAAGCAGAGCTTCTCTGAGATGTGTAGGGGCTGCACTGCGGAGAAGAGATGTCCCAAACCTCCCACATCTTCTCAGCAAGGCACATTTCTTTAGACACAAGATAAATATGGTATATTTCCCACCATTAACCCTGAATAGTTTTCAGTAACTTCATGGTCATGTCTTTACTTTCAACATCTGCaatgtatatttaaaacaatGGCATTTGTCCTTGCTGACGCTGCTCTCACACAAACTGACATCTCGTGTGATTTCCCAAGAATTACATGGGAAAGAGATCTACCAGGATCCTGGTACACCACAATCTGTGGAAGGAGGCTAACTCTGGAAGAGGACAAAATTAAACTATAGCTGTCCTGAAGGAAATATGTTGTAGAATGGACCATTAGGCATGAAACAATGTGTATTTCCTATAgcttccccccccccatccTGCCTATCCAAGCTTTAATATGTTATGTTCTCTGTCCATAGCATTAAAGAGAAGTATTTGAAGTGGCATGGCCTAAGCACACATTCAGTGTGATCTTCTGATCACACTGTAGATGATCAAACTCACCTACATGACATTCTAGACTTTGGGAAGGGACCTTCACTGGCCATATTAACTGCCCTGGAACACCATTAACACAGGGTTATGGCTGTCTAGTGACACCACAGTGTTCTCTGCAAAGCTGAATCCAGAAAACAAGGTGCTGAAGGGTTGGGTGCACAGCAGCTCACCAGTGCAGCCCAGCTGGTCCTGCCTGTGGTGACTGGAAATGTTCTCAGCAGGGCATGCTTTAACAGAGAGACATGAAGATCAATTCCAACACTGGGAAGTTTCAAGTGCTGCTCCAGAAGTTTGTGTGCAAAGAAATTCAAGAGCGAGGATGTGCAACTTGGTTCTAGTGATGGTTTACCACTATGGTTTTCCTCATTCAGGGAGGAAAGCACCTGTAACATTGTCTCAGCATTCCCACCGTGTGTAGTCCTGGCTGCACCCGGGCAGAGTGTGTGTGTAAAGAGTAGAGACTGATACAGGGCTAGGGCCACTGTGTCTGGAAAGGGATCTGCAGCAGCAAATATATGAAGGCTGGAAGCACATTTATAActtctttcagtgtttttccaGCTACATATAtctgtttccttcctttcttttaccTGAGTCTAGTCACATCATCACTGAGAGGGAACAGGGCATCAATGTGTTTCTCAATcctgaaaggcagcagcaacaCTTGTACTAAAAAAAGTGTTGAATTCTACATCATTAGCACCAGTCACTGAGAACACTATGTGTTCTTCCAAAATTCTGGTCTGGTTTTCTCTTTGCTCAAAAGATGATCTAAGAAGAAGTGACAATTTCGTATTAACCACTTCAGCTTGTTTCCGAAATAAATGATTGTGAAATAAATCCTATGGTGAAATTGAGCACTTTCATTTTGTAATAACCTGCTCATTTGACAAGAACTCATATCCTATGTGCCAGTCTTCTGATGTGCCACACTGAAGACACGTTGGCATTGCTGACACTTCCTGAAACCCTATCCTAGTATGGAATCTCTTTGGTTGGGAAAAGAATTgcattttgaaggaaaattcagaaagaaataatctTCTCTGAGAAATCTCAGGCTTTCTAAATAAAGAACAGCCTTTGCCTAACCCCTCTATGTTTGTAAATCTCCCTGCCTTTATTTCAGCACTAATTAGAATACAAATATGGCACAAAATCTATCTCTAATAGGATTCCTAATTCTTCACCTTTGCTTATGTCTGATCCAGAAGTTATGGTAAGCTGTCTCGAGATCACTGAGCTTTTAATTAATCTTTTGACTCATACTCCATCTTATTCACACAAACAATACAAGGTTTGTGCAGAAGATTGATCCCAAATGTCATTTTCCCCTCTGTCCTCCAGATGCTTAATATTTTAGGGATTAGAAAGGGCAGAAGCACTTAGGTAAGGGACACTCCACAAATTATAAACCAAGTGTGCTCTGCACACTACATTTCAGGTCCCCAAAGGCAAATCTATCCAAACATTGCTAGTGGGAGGCCTTGGGGCTGAGCAAAGCCCTGACAAGGCTggagggctgggcacagcaggtCTGTGCCATGAGGCAGGGTTCATGCACCAGGACAAGCAATGCTGGTGAGAGCCTGGACCCCCCATTAGCAGCCTTCCCAGTAACTCTGTGCCTGGTGTTTGTCCTGATTATCAGGAAAGGAGCAAAAACACAATCACCTCTAATCCCAGAGCCCCTCTTGCTATAGTATGGCTCCTGTGTAATTGTTCTCAGCTTGAATACCACTTCCGCCCATTTTCACAGTCTGTAAAGCCCCCCTATGTATCCCCttagaaaaatttaattaatacatAGCTGAAGCAGAAATAGATGTAATGACAGCTCATTTGTTAAAGAGCTACTTTGCTGTAAGAGCATTGTGCCTTTCAGTTTAAAGGAATCCAGACTTTTCCAGCAAGGGTTTAACTTACAAGGAGAGATTTTCTTTACTTAACACCCGAAATAAAACATCATGCTgatttgtatttccttttcatttctggGAGTTCAATTTACAGTGTTTTGACATTAACACCATCAGAAACCGCTATGTGCTGAAGTTGATGGTGTCCTCAGGCCCCCCAGCAGCTGTGTCAGTCAAGGTAGCAGTAAGTCAAGTAAGCAAACCTGTGAGCACCTTGCACCAGTGGTCTCATTAGAGGTAGTCTGTGCAACAAACTTTTAGGATCAAGGaacaaagtaattaaaaatggaGGTTGTTGCCAGTAACCAGGATAAAAGCTAATATCTGGGgtaatgaaaagaaacagacaaaagTGAAATACCAGGAATGGAAATGCCTCTAAGCAGAAAGGTTCTGTTGCCCTGTGATTATTAAGCGTGTATTTCCCCAGAGAAATAATTGCCTTGGATTAAGTGATTTGTAGGACTCTGTTGCTGGGTTACAGGTAGCAAAGGAAGGTGGAGTGAGGGTTGCAGAGGTAAAACAAGCCATGGGCTGGTTTCCCTTCTCAGCCCAAAgacccagcagctgcactggcCCCATGAGTgcctcccagccagcacaggagcacACACAGGCCGTGTATCGAAGGAAACTCGGTGTTCCGTGCTCCCGGGCAAGTGGCAAGGGTGGGGTTTTCCTGTCCTTATGGGCTAAGATAACTGGCATTTCTCCCCCCTTTCTTAATTGttcttctgtgctgttttctaTATAATCATTATTATCATCATAAATACAGATGCTATTCAGTTTCAGCCTGTGATCTGGGTTTCTTCCTGTTCACCTCTGAGATATCTCTGTGAATGGGTTTTTTGCACATTCTCCTCTCCCTGACACCAGGGACTCTTCTGAGTGATGGTAAGCAGCCCCAGTTTGACAAACTGCACAGCCCCAGTCACACATTCCTCCTGGACTTGCACACTGGAATTTGCAGTTTTGAATAATTGAAGTAAActgtatgtattttatatacaaCTGGAAGAGGAGATAAATCCTCTGAGCTCTGTTTACCAGGCAGTCTTTGTTAGGAAGACATTTTCCATGCTAGAATTGTTTACAGCTCTTCAGGCAGAGATAATCAAAAGGCTGTAGTCATGATGTCAGCTTGTCCAACTCCATGACAGTCCACAAGCTCCTGATattcttgtatttcttttttttggaagttttgGGACTATTTGGGTATCTTGTGGCTAAAGTTCATCTTCTGgttgttaaaaaaaaggaaatgaaaggctTTATTCATTGTGCTGTGACTTTGTTGTCATCCTCCTGTTACTACACTGAAGTCACCTGTTGATGTGAGCAGGGCATTGCTGCTTGTTACTTCAGCAGTCACATGCTCAGCTGTCAATCCATGTGATTCCTTTAACTGCTGCttattctttcttctgctgcttctgcttcacATGTGCACTTTTCCATTCATGCTGCATTCATATCAGTCTTAAGATTTGGATCACAAACATCTGCATGCCACAATACATGCTGTGCATTTTTGtacaacagagaaaaacactTATCCAGGGGCAGGAAATGTGTTCTTTTCAACTCTGTGATCTCCTCTACACTGGAAGGACACTTTGGGCTAACTGAAACTAAATCTAGTCAAATCAATTCAAAAATCACTGTGAATACAACTTTCAATTTTGTCTAAAATGTTTAAACCTATTGCAATCAAAACAAGCCTTTCTCAAGACACCCAGTGCAAAGCCACTGGGACACAGCTCCTTGTGAGTGCTGTGATGAGGTCTGTcctctttctccagctgctgtaACTGCAGCATTCACAAACACTCCCTGCATCTGCCAGCCTTGGGGGGCTgagacctgctgctggctgcagaggcTGAACCAAGGCTGCTTTGCAAGGACAATGCAGGACACCAATGGTCCATGAAGAGACTGCAGCAATTACAATGTCTGCCTGGCCTGATGATAAAACCTCTTGTAAATACAGCAGTTTTGACATGGGCCTTAACTCCTTAACATACCATAAAGACTCAAAATGTACTCAAACAATTAAAACACTAAAGTCAAGTTTGGAATGTTtgtgaaaacatgttttaattgTGTGCCTTGCTCTTGGCTCCAGAATCAGAGCAAACAGAGTTTCATGCCTGGTGTAAGGTAAGAGTAGTTATTCTTCCTGGACCTATCTAAGAATCTGTCTACTGGTACTGGCAGGTGACATGCAGATCCCATATCCAAGGCTCTTCTATTTTCTGGGTGGTTCCTAAGCATTTGAcgctggttttttttaacatttgccTGACACAGtgtgcagcagagagctgtgccTGTCCATCAGTGCTTAGTCTTCTGAAAAATGATCAATTAGACTCCGGTAACCAGGACTTTCACACTGCTGGGTGCCTGTATTGTCAAGACCtctctgaaggtctggctgCGGACTTTATCAGTAAATAGGAAATACACAGATAACGGCACTAAAAGGAATTTGAGCAGCCGAAATCCGAGACGAGATGCCTCCCGCCCCACGCTTAACTGGGAACGGGCAGCGTCCCTGCGAACTCCTCCCGGAGCAGGGCGCCGGGGAGAGCAGAGCGAAGTTTCCCGGCTCAGGTGGGACACCCCGAGCAGGAGGGAGGGCCAGACAGCTGGCCctggccccggccccggccccggcccgcggcGGGCGGTGCTGCTGCCCGGCAGGGCCGGGCCAGGCGGGACGGGGCGGAGGGCGGGCGCCCCGCGGCTCCTCATATAGCACTGCCCACGGCCGCGGCGCTCAGACCGGCTCGGCAGCCGCCCGGGGCAGCGGAGCAGACGCGCCGCGCCTTCCTTCCTGCGGAGCCCGTGGGACAGCGCTGGCAGCAGCATGACTTCGGCGGCGGTGGAAATTTtggggctgggactgggcatcctgggctgggtgggggtgATCCTGGCCTGCGGGTTGCCCATGTGGCAGGTGTCGGCCTTCATCGACGTGAACATCGTGGTGGCGCAGACCAtctgggaagggctgtggaTGAACTGCGTGGTGCAGAGCACGGGGCAGATGCAGTGCAAGGTGTACGACTCCATCCTGGCGCTGCCGCCCGAGGTGCAGGCGGGCCGGGCGCTCACCGTCAtcgtggcactgctggggctggtggcgCTGATGGTGACCGTGGTGGGCGCGCAGTGCACCAACTGCATCCGGCCCGGCAAGATGAAGTCCCGCATCGTGATCGCCGGCGGGGCCATCTACATCCTCTGCGGGGTTCTGGTCCTCATCCCGCTCTGCTGGTTCGCCAACATCGTCATCAGCGACTTCTACGACCCCACCGTGCCGTCGTCCCAGAAGCGGGAGATGGGGGCCGCGCTCTACATCGGCTGGGCggccacagccctgctgctcttcGGGGGCTGCctcatctgctgctgctcctgttcccAGCGCGACGAGACCTCCTTCCCCGTCAAGTACTCGGCGCCGCGGCGGCCCACGTCCAACGGCGAGTACGACAAGAAGAACTACGTCTGAGCGGGGCTGGCCCGCtccgcggccccgcggggcaCGGACAGACGGCTGCGGGCCGGGAGCGTCTGCGGGGAGCTCCAGCGCTCCCCTGCCTGGAGGCTTTTCTTAACGGGGACCCCCGTGAAGCGGCGGCCCTAGGCAGGGCAGCGCCCCGCTGCCCTCCAGCCCGGCTCCCCGGCGGGTCCGGCCGCTCCGCTGCGGGCAGCGCCGCGCTCGGCGCCGCCGGCTCCCGGTACTGACCGACCGCGCTGCCGGCCGAGCAAAGCCCTCCGCGGCCGCCCAGAGGAGGCGAACCAGCGTCTGGGGGAACCGAGGAGCTCCGGCGAGTCACGGCGGCGTTTACCGGGACGCCCCGTCCGGGCTTAGCCGCCGCCGCCTGCCCGCCCGGCTCCCGCCGCAGGCCCCGACAGTTCCCCGGCGTTCCCGTGACACTTGTGAGTACTTTGGCGCCCGCTGTCGCGGCCGCTGCCTCGGGGCACCGCCTGGCTGCTGGGACCGGGCGTCGGGTGCGCATCAGAGCCGAGGAGCAGCTTCCCATCTTCATTATCTCTCCCAAAAGGCTCCATCTGGCAGTTCCTGCTCGGACATTGATAAGGGGGGGTTCGATCTATTTGGGCAATTAAAATAGGAATCCTGACACTAACCTTGGTCCTTAATCCCACAAGCAGTAACTCTTTGGAGAAAGTTATTTGACTTTCTTCAGTTGTTTCAGTCCATCAGTGAAGTGTATTGGTCTGCGTGTATTTGAAACCTCGAAAGAGATTTCAGGTAGTTGCTGTCCTTTAGTGGCGTACAAATCAGGTAACAGTAGGTTGTGTCCTGAGGTTCTTCATCTCTTCTTCAGCTTATGCTCTGTTTTTACTTGAATATGAACTCATTGCCAGAATTATTCAAGGACTAGATTAAGAAATCTAGATCACTGTATATCCTGGCTCCAGCGGGGCCTCTGCTCCTCTCATCTGCACTACAAGAGACTGGAAACATAAAAATCACCCTAGATACTGATGGTTGGGGGGAATGATGTCTTTGTGGCCTTCTTGCCAAGCTCTGCTTGCTGCCAGTTTTGAAATGTGTGTTCAGTTGGACGTGCACTTGGTTGGCTCCCCACCATGGTTTTGTTAACACGTGCTTTCCTTCATTTACCAAATCAAGCAAAAAATTGCTAGAAGAATTTTACCAAAAATATCCAAGACTTTACGCCAGGTGATCAGTTGTGAAGTCATGACTCTCACAGCTCTCAGCTCCTCTGCATTGCCCTAGTAACGCTGCAGACTGGAAGGAAGATGGTTTAGGCAACATAACTAATTTTCCTGAGGTCAACACCTCCTGAACTTTACCACTGAATATTAGCTTacactttttcattttacactGCAGAGACAAACTTTGTTAAGGGAGGGGCTTAAGGGGATGGGGTGATACTCCTCCAATCTACTTACTTGTAAATCCACACAGGATTACGCTACTGACTGTGGCAGCATCTGCATTGCCATAAGGAGATTTCTGCCAAGAGTTAGGGAGGAAATGTGCTGTTTATATTCCTCAGAGATCAACCCTACAACCTCATAGGTCCTTACAATCATGTAGCAATACTGTGCACACCTGACCTGAGCATTAACTCTTACAGCTTTCTGGTAACACCAAACTTATTGACAAACCATAACTGTGGGTCTGACAGATTTACATTGACTCTGTTCTTGCCTTGCTTAGCAAACTTAAAACCTTGGCAGTGTCAGCAATTCATAAGCTGGAATGAGAGACTAAAGCCTTGCCTCTGCAATTTTTGATGTTGAATATTGAGCACGATTTACCCTTTTGAAgataactgtttttttttttaaacacataaataGGGTCTGAGCTCATCAGAGAATACAAAAGCAGAGCAATATGTCTACAACTACTTCTGCTCTATAAAGAGGTGCAGTTCTAATACTGTCtccatttaaataaaagctgtaatattatttttatgatgTGATATGTAGTTTTGGTACAAGAGTGAAATATGCTGTATTTCATCATtgcaactttttaaaaacagtgtaACCTTGTAAactgtaaatgtatttaaatgcatatattttGCAAGAAATCTACCAAAGTTGGCTTGTTATATGGTTTGGTGCCTTTATTTcatgattattttaaattgtaacATCCAACTCTATTTGTCACTCACCCTCACTCAGCTCTGTGGTGTCTAGCAAATGAGTCCACAGATATTAGCCCAAATCCTGGACCTCACTCTGTCTCAAGTTAAAGAACTAAACCCCACTGACAAAAATGTCTGCACGTCTCTGAACAGTAGAGCCTTCGGAAGTGCTGCAGAATTTGGAGTCTGACCAAAAGATGAAATGCTTCTGGGCAATGCATCACTAGCATTTCAATTCAAAACTGGTGTctctgggagagggaggggaaaccTATGCCTTAGAAGGGAATTTTAACAAGCCAAATTTCTTGTATTGAGGCAGGGCTGGATCCTCTTATaaccaaaatctgaaaaaaattacgCAGAAA
It contains:
- the CLDN5 gene encoding claudin-5, producing MTSAAVEILGLGLGILGWVGVILACGLPMWQVSAFIDVNIVVAQTIWEGLWMNCVVQSTGQMQCKVYDSILALPPEVQAGRALTVIVALLGLVALMVTVVGAQCTNCIRPGKMKSRIVIAGGAIYILCGVLVLIPLCWFANIVISDFYDPTVPSSQKREMGAALYIGWAATALLLFGGCLICCCSCSQRDETSFPVKYSAPRRPTSNGEYDKKNYV